A stretch of Helianthus annuus cultivar XRQ/B unplaced genomic scaffold, HanXRQr2.0-SUNRISE HanXRQChr00c016, whole genome shotgun sequence DNA encodes these proteins:
- the LOC110865060 gene encoding U-box domain-containing protein 52: MNNKTVAVAIDKDKASQGALKWTVDNLVRKGQTVYLLHVRIKQKQTKNSDFSEDPFLIDTDAQLRELFLPFKCFCTRKEIRSKDVLLDDTDVVKGLVDFVTRSIVEVLIIGTPSKGGLLKRFKTRDIPGTLLKTVPNFCTVYVISKGKISATKAASRQPPYESPLRTLGPPEPSGMLSSVSSEKIQSTSTAVMQMPRMSVDSYYPRQYTDSSFWPNDTNTMKSPFTNRRGPNGKPYEELLPPDSDISFVNTGRMSVDNMFPSLDNELSPVRSRMSFSELDNQGFDSLERRSVDAVYSAPDSPRAANTEDVEAEMRRLKLELSRTMEMYSTACKEALTARQKAMELQKWKLAEQQKVEELSVTEEFGDKENTRSTESQTKVNTDTSFSLFHSRYRKYTIEEIEEATEYFSVDRKIGEGGYGPVYKCHLDHTLVAVKVLRSDAAEGKAQFQQEVEVLCCIRHPHMVLLLGACPEYGCLVYEYMRNGSLDDCLFRKNKIPPLSWQHRFRIAAEICSGLLFLHQTKPEPIVHRDLKPANILLDRNFVSKIADVGLARLVPPSVQDSMTQYLMTSAAGTFCYIDPEYQQTGMLGVKSDVYSLGVMFLQLITAKPPMGLTHLVDEAIKNGTFAETLDPGVPDWPVEEALGFAKLCLLCTELRRKDRPDLGKVVMPELERLRSLADESMQYSVFASSPSTVNHGQLS, encoded by the exons ATGAACAATAAAACAGTTGCAGTTGCAATTGACAAAGATAAAGCAAGCCAGGGTGCATTAAAATGGACTGTTGATAATCTTGTCCGCAAGGGCCAGACCGTCTATTTGCTTCATGTTAGGATCAAACAAA AACAAACTAAGAATTCTGATTTTAGTGAAGATCCATTTTTGATAGACACCGATGCGCAACTCAGAGAGTTGTTCCTccctttcaaatgtttttgtaccAGAAAAGAA ATACGGTCAAAGGACGTGTTGCTAGATGATACAGATGTTGTCAAAGGGTTAGTCGATTTTGTCACACGTTCTATAGTAGAAGTTTTGATTATCGGAACCCCCTCAAAAGGCGGTCTTCTCAA GAGATTCAAAACAAGAGATATTCCAGGAACTCTATTAAAAACAGTGCCCAATTTCTGTACGGTTTATGTCATTTCGAAGGGAAAGATTTCGGCCACAAAAGCTGCATCACGTCAACCGCCGTATGAATCTCCGCTTCGTACTCTAGGACCACCTGAACCAAGCGGCATGCTATCCAGTGTTTCGTCTGagaaaatacaatcaacaagtaccgcag TGATGCAAATGCCCAGGATGTCTGTGGACTCATATTACCCCAGACAATATACAGACTCATCTTTCTGGCCCAATGACACAAACACAATGAA GTCGCCGTTCACCAATAGGAGAGGCCCGAATGGTAAACCATATGAAGAACTACTGCCACCAGACTCTGACATTTCTTTTGTGAACACTGGTCGAATGAGCGTAGACAACATGTTTCCTTCACTTGACAATGAACTATCACCAGTACGCTCACGCATGAGTTTTTCAGAACTCGATAACCAAGGTTTCGACTCGTTGGAGCGCAGATCAGTTGATGCAGTATATTCCGCACCCGACAGTCCTAGAGCAGCTAACACG GAAGATGTTGAGGCAGAAATGAGAAGGCTAAAGCTTGAACTTTCGAGAACCATGGAAATGTACAGTACAGCGTGCAAAGAAGCCTTGACCGCGAGACAGAAG GCTATGGAACTTCAAAAATGGAAACTAGCAGAACAACAAAAGGTAGAAGAATTAAGTGTAACCGAAGAATTCGGTGACAAAGAAAACACAAGGTCAACCGAATCCCAAACAAAGGTCAACACGGATACCTCTTTCTCCCTATTTCATTCCAGGTATAGAAAATACACCATTGAAGAAATCGAAGAAGCAACAGAATACTTCTCGGTGGATCGTAAAATCGGTGAAGGCGGTTACGGCCCAGTTTACAAATGTCACTTAGACCACACACTCGTCGCGGTTAAAGTCCTAAGGTCCGATGCAGCCGAAGGAAAAGCACAGTTTCAACAAGAAGTTGAAGTGTTATGTTGCATAAGACATCCTCACATGGTTCTTCTTTTAGGAGCATGTCCCGAATACGGCTGTTTAGTTTACGAATACATGCGAAACGGAAGCTTAGATGATTGTCTTTTTAGAAAAAACAAAATCCCACCACTTTCATGGCAACATAGGTTCAGAATAGCAGCTGAGATATGTAGTGGTCTTCTTTTTCTCCATCAAACCAAACCCGAACCCATTGTGCACCGTGACCTCAAACCGGCTAACATTTTGCTTGACCGGAACTTTGTTAGTAAAATAGCGGATGTTGGGTTAGCCCGGTTAGTGCCACCCTCGGTTCAAGACTCCATGACTCAGTACCTTATGACTTCTGCAGCAGGGACATTTTGTTATATAGATCCTGAGTATCAACAAACCGGAATGTTGGGTGTGAAATCGGATGTTTATTCTTTAGGAGTTATGTTCTTACAGTTAATTACAGCCAAACCGCCAATGGGTTTGACCCATCTTGTTGACGAGGCGATAAAGAATGGAACTTTCGCTGAGACGTTGGATCCAGGAGTGCCCGATTGGCCCGTTGAAGAGGCTTTGGGCTTTGCTAAGTTGTGTCTTCTTTGTACTGAGTTAAGACGGAAAGATAGACCGGATCTTGGGAAAGTTGTTATGCCTGAACTTGAGAGATTGAGATCACTTGCTGATGAGAGTATGCAGTATTCTGTGTTTGCTTCATCTCCTTCAACAGTCAACCATGGTCAACTGTCTTAA